The following proteins are co-located in the Microbacterium immunditiarum genome:
- a CDS encoding phosphoribosylaminoimidazolesuccinocarboxamide synthase translates to MTDAPPTPLELDGWRHVYSGKVRDLYVPADTPEGGRAERMLVVASDRVSAFDHVLSPGIPDKGVLLTTLSLWWFDQLAGADGGRSIPNHLEPSRLLTRGPDGVPNTPDDVVSLIPDEVIGRAMVVRSLDMQPIECVVRGYLTGSGWAEYLAEGTVCGIRLPEGLSNGDRLPEPIFTPAFKAPMGEHDENISFERTVEIVGAQRAEELRDLSLEIYRRAARTAEARGLILADTKFEFGLDENGVLTLADEVLTSDSSRYWDASAWESGTTPEERMASFDKQIVRDWLAANWPAPREGEPPRLPHEIVERTAARYRELLERLTG, encoded by the coding sequence GTGACGGATGCCCCTCCCACCCCGCTCGAGCTCGACGGCTGGCGCCACGTGTACTCGGGCAAGGTGCGCGACCTCTACGTGCCCGCCGACACCCCCGAAGGGGGGCGTGCCGAGCGGATGCTGGTGGTCGCGAGCGACCGCGTGAGCGCGTTCGACCACGTGCTGTCGCCCGGCATCCCCGACAAAGGCGTGCTGCTGACGACCCTCAGCCTGTGGTGGTTCGACCAGCTCGCGGGCGCCGACGGCGGCCGCTCGATCCCGAACCACCTCGAGCCCTCGCGCCTGCTCACGCGAGGCCCGGACGGCGTGCCGAACACCCCCGACGATGTGGTCTCGCTCATCCCCGACGAGGTCATCGGGCGAGCGATGGTCGTGCGGAGCCTCGACATGCAGCCGATCGAGTGCGTCGTGCGCGGATACCTGACCGGTTCGGGATGGGCCGAGTACCTCGCGGAGGGGACGGTGTGCGGCATCCGCCTGCCCGAAGGCCTGTCGAACGGCGACCGGCTGCCCGAGCCGATCTTCACGCCCGCGTTCAAGGCGCCGATGGGCGAGCACGACGAGAACATCTCGTTCGAGCGCACGGTCGAGATCGTCGGCGCCCAGCGCGCCGAAGAGCTGCGCGACCTGTCGCTCGAGATCTACCGCCGCGCGGCGCGCACGGCCGAGGCGCGCGGGCTGATCCTCGCCGACACGAAGTTCGAGTTCGGCCTCGACGAGAACGGCGTCCTGACCCTCGCCGACGAGGTGCTCACGAGCGACTCGTCTCGGTACTGGGACGCCTCCGCGTGGGAATCGGGCACGACCCCCGAGGAGCGCATGGCGAGCTTCGACAAGCAGATCGTGCGCGACTGGCTCGCCGCCAACTGGCCGGCGCCGCGCGAGGGCGAGCCGCCGCGGCTGCCCCACGAGATCGTCGAGCGCACGGCCGCGCGGTACCGCGAGCTGCTCGAGCGGCTCACCGGCTGA
- a CDS encoding VOC family protein, translating into MITGIHTLVYSDDPPATRAFFRDVVGWSFIETSPGWLIFSQGPTEGGVHPRTWEGRDELYDQRHELSLMCDDLDATMTDLASRGATFEGEVWEREYGRGVELEVPGIPPVMLYQPSYAPAWEAAE; encoded by the coding sequence ATGATCACAGGCATCCACACGCTCGTCTACAGCGACGACCCTCCGGCCACCCGCGCGTTCTTCCGTGACGTCGTGGGCTGGTCGTTCATCGAGACCTCCCCCGGGTGGCTCATCTTCTCGCAGGGGCCCACCGAAGGAGGCGTGCATCCGCGCACGTGGGAGGGCCGCGACGAGCTGTACGACCAGCGCCACGAGCTGTCGCTCATGTGCGACGACCTCGACGCGACGATGACCGACCTCGCTTCGCGCGGCGCGACCTTCGAGGGCGAGGTGTGGGAGCGCGAGTACGGGCGCGGCGTGGAGCTCGAGGTTCCGGGCATCCCGCCCGTGATGCTCTACCAGCCGTCGTACGCGCCCGCGTGGGAGGCCGCGGAGTAG
- the purD gene encoding phosphoribosylamine--glycine ligase, whose translation MRILVLGSGAREHAIILALRSEEADHEIFAALGNAGIAQDAALVALDANDPAGVTQFALDNAIDLVVVGPEAPLVAGVADAVRERGIPVFGPGRAAAQLEGSKAFAKRIMDAAGVPTGRAVRATSLAQVEAAFHELGAPYVVKADGLAAGKGVIVTSDRDPALAHAAAYLPTGAVLVEEYLDGPEVSLFFLCDGDHVLPLSPAQDYKRLRDGDHGPNTGGMGAYSPLPWLDGRFGSEQEFVDLVTREIAEPVIRQLDEEGTPFIGLLYAGLIVTDAGVKVIEFNARFGDPETQVVLPRLVDPLSELLLAAASGHLEDHPRPAFAEATAVTVVLASEGYPEAPVTGRLIGGLDAAASVEGVHLAHAATTETEAGLVASGGRVLNVVALGTTFAQARQRAYRAIAELELEGGQYRTDIAERVVEH comes from the coding sequence GTGAGAATCCTGGTCCTCGGCTCGGGCGCGCGCGAGCACGCCATCATCCTCGCCCTCCGCTCGGAAGAGGCGGATCACGAGATCTTCGCCGCTCTGGGGAACGCCGGCATCGCGCAGGACGCGGCGCTCGTGGCCCTCGATGCGAACGACCCTGCCGGCGTGACGCAGTTCGCCCTCGACAACGCGATCGACCTCGTCGTCGTGGGCCCGGAAGCCCCGCTCGTGGCGGGCGTCGCCGACGCGGTTCGCGAGCGCGGCATCCCGGTCTTCGGCCCGGGCAGGGCGGCCGCACAGCTCGAGGGATCGAAGGCGTTCGCGAAGCGGATCATGGACGCCGCGGGCGTTCCCACGGGCCGCGCCGTGCGCGCGACGAGCCTCGCCCAGGTCGAGGCCGCCTTCCACGAGCTCGGCGCCCCGTATGTCGTCAAGGCCGACGGTCTCGCGGCGGGCAAGGGCGTCATCGTCACGAGCGACCGGGACCCTGCGCTCGCCCACGCCGCCGCGTACCTCCCGACCGGGGCAGTGCTCGTCGAGGAGTACCTCGACGGCCCCGAGGTGTCGCTCTTCTTCCTGTGCGACGGCGACCACGTGCTGCCGCTCAGCCCCGCGCAGGACTACAAGCGCCTGCGCGACGGCGACCACGGCCCGAACACCGGGGGCATGGGCGCGTACTCACCGCTGCCGTGGCTCGACGGCCGCTTCGGAAGCGAGCAGGAGTTCGTCGACCTCGTGACGCGCGAGATCGCCGAGCCGGTGATCCGCCAGCTCGACGAGGAGGGCACGCCGTTCATCGGGCTGCTGTACGCGGGACTCATCGTGACGGATGCCGGCGTCAAGGTCATCGAGTTCAACGCGCGCTTCGGCGACCCTGAGACCCAGGTGGTGCTGCCGCGCCTCGTCGACCCCCTGTCCGAGCTGCTGCTGGCCGCGGCATCCGGTCACCTCGAAGACCACCCGCGCCCCGCTTTCGCGGAGGCGACCGCCGTCACCGTCGTCCTCGCGAGCGAGGGCTACCCCGAAGCGCCGGTCACGGGCCGGCTCATCGGCGGGCTCGACGCAGCGGCGTCCGTCGAGGGCGTGCACCTCGCGCACGCTGCGACGACCGAGACCGAGGCCGGGCTCGTCGCGTCGGGCGGGCGCGTGCTCAACGTCGTCGCGCTCGGCACGACGTTCGCGCAAGCGCGGCAGCGGGCGTACCGCGCGATCGCCGAGCTCGAACTCGAGGGCGGGCAGTACCGCACCGACATCGCGGAGCGGGTCGTCGAGCACTGA
- a CDS encoding sterol carrier family protein — protein sequence MARRISTEDGRDALAAVASGDPGRTDLATAVRYLLQLLAEKAPGNSVEVRVPPFAAVQVLEGPRHTRGTPPNVVETDPATWIAVATGQEEWTDAVSAGRIVASGVRADLSPLLPLRA from the coding sequence ATGGCCCGCAGGATCTCGACCGAGGACGGCCGCGACGCGCTGGCCGCGGTCGCGAGCGGCGACCCCGGCCGCACCGACCTCGCGACCGCCGTGCGCTACCTGCTGCAGCTGCTCGCCGAGAAGGCCCCGGGCAACTCGGTCGAGGTGCGCGTGCCGCCGTTCGCGGCCGTGCAGGTGCTCGAGGGTCCCCGCCACACGCGCGGCACCCCGCCGAACGTCGTCGAGACCGATCCCGCCACCTGGATCGCGGTCGCGACGGGTCAGGAGGAGTGGACGGATGCCGTCTCCGCCGGCCGGATCGTCGCATCGGGCGTCCGGGCGGATCTCTCTCCGCTCCTCCCGCTGCGTGCGTGA
- a CDS encoding sensor histidine kinase, giving the protein MAEPSSDRTAKRRWWQGIRPRLIGVLLIPMIAALVLGVLRVESAVAASTEAARAESLANALPASFALGIQLTREREAANAAIPDATKERIRSETDEGIDAWRQVAADVDDSQDPALAQDLDTARSALSDIDELREQILEPDTRSDAVTAYTDLLNLLFGLSSQLPALEDPSIYEQTSALANVRTASEVLGVVRVVISQALMTGEISPRGLMQLASAQGVWDQASADFVAGSSPAAAELFEELTDRGPDSRLNPLRVMDQVVQDGGLDGVSITLSAWLQLYAGYIAELEEVIVLAADDLAADVADVRQAAQQSALLTAGIVGAVLLIALVVTLLATRSILRPLVRLRGAALEIAGKTLPDRVKQVENADGPIDTSVEPIGVEQRDEIGDVSEAFDAVHAEAVRLAGEQAQMRANVNRMFVNLSRRSQNLVERQLRLIEQLEAGEQDPAQLANLFQLDNLATRMRRNDESLLVLAGGDTPQAARGNVPVLDVLRAATSEIEQFARVEIESAEEGELRGSVAGDLVHLLAELIENATNFSPPDSPVVIRTLPRKPDEPLVVDIVDLGLGMTPDELLAANAKLKSTSGLDADVARMMGLVVTARLADRHGMTVSLRSGTPRGIVARVRIPASALATGQTKPLPVVAALPPRQPVAVRTPAGAPSSTMPAERTESAPVAEARAEARPAEPAIATVGSDSPPPSFAHDDAGDTPIFAALRSAWFTRGQPLGTLRAVQSDEPAASQSWSSPGDDGWKRAAEVFQRPEEPELVTAGGLPKRVPGQNLVPGAAPAVSQPAPQAQPTVDPRRSGALSSFQRGVSRARADAPEPELEPDDAMPTPTPRYFRSQRGEDE; this is encoded by the coding sequence ATGGCCGAGCCGTCGAGCGATCGCACCGCAAAGCGGAGGTGGTGGCAGGGCATCCGACCGCGCCTGATCGGCGTACTGCTGATCCCGATGATCGCCGCACTCGTGCTGGGTGTGCTGCGCGTCGAGTCGGCTGTCGCGGCGAGCACCGAGGCAGCGCGCGCAGAGAGCCTCGCGAATGCCCTCCCCGCCAGCTTCGCTCTCGGGATCCAGCTCACGAGAGAGCGCGAGGCGGCGAACGCCGCGATCCCGGACGCGACCAAGGAGCGCATCCGATCTGAGACCGACGAGGGGATCGACGCCTGGCGGCAGGTCGCCGCCGACGTCGACGACTCGCAGGACCCGGCGCTGGCGCAGGACCTGGATACGGCCAGGAGCGCGCTGAGCGACATCGACGAGCTGCGCGAGCAGATCCTCGAGCCGGACACACGGTCGGACGCGGTCACGGCGTACACCGACCTGCTCAACCTGCTGTTCGGGCTGTCTTCCCAGCTTCCGGCGCTCGAGGACCCGTCCATCTATGAGCAGACCAGTGCGCTCGCGAACGTGCGGACCGCTTCCGAGGTGCTCGGTGTCGTGCGCGTGGTGATCAGCCAGGCGCTCATGACCGGAGAGATCAGCCCACGGGGACTGATGCAGCTGGCCAGCGCCCAGGGGGTCTGGGACCAGGCGAGCGCAGACTTCGTCGCGGGGTCCTCGCCGGCAGCGGCGGAGCTGTTCGAGGAACTCACCGACCGTGGACCCGACAGCAGGCTGAACCCTCTGCGTGTGATGGACCAGGTGGTGCAGGACGGCGGGCTGGATGGAGTCTCCATCACCCTGTCCGCATGGCTGCAGCTCTACGCGGGGTACATCGCGGAGCTCGAGGAGGTCATCGTACTGGCTGCCGACGATCTGGCCGCAGACGTCGCCGACGTGCGGCAGGCCGCCCAGCAGTCCGCGCTTCTGACCGCGGGCATCGTCGGTGCGGTCCTCCTGATCGCCCTCGTGGTGACGCTGCTCGCGACCCGGTCGATCCTCCGGCCGCTGGTCCGGCTGCGCGGCGCCGCGCTCGAGATCGCCGGCAAGACGCTGCCGGACCGCGTCAAGCAGGTCGAGAACGCGGACGGTCCGATCGACACCTCGGTGGAGCCGATCGGTGTCGAGCAGCGAGACGAGATCGGCGACGTGTCGGAGGCGTTCGACGCGGTCCACGCAGAGGCGGTCCGACTCGCCGGTGAGCAGGCGCAGATGCGGGCGAACGTCAACCGCATGTTCGTCAACCTGTCGCGGCGCAGCCAGAACCTGGTCGAGCGGCAGCTGCGTCTGATCGAGCAGCTCGAGGCAGGCGAACAGGACCCGGCGCAGCTGGCCAACCTGTTCCAGCTGGACAACCTCGCCACGCGCATGCGGCGCAACGACGAGAGCCTGCTCGTCCTCGCCGGCGGTGACACCCCGCAGGCCGCGCGCGGCAACGTGCCGGTTCTCGACGTGCTGCGTGCCGCCACCTCGGAGATCGAGCAGTTCGCCCGGGTCGAGATCGAGTCGGCGGAGGAGGGCGAGCTTCGCGGCTCCGTCGCCGGCGACCTGGTCCACCTCCTCGCCGAGCTGATCGAGAACGCCACCAACTTCTCGCCGCCGGACTCGCCGGTCGTCATCCGCACACTCCCGCGCAAGCCGGATGAGCCGCTGGTCGTCGACATCGTCGACCTCGGCCTCGGGATGACCCCGGACGAGCTGCTCGCCGCCAACGCCAAGCTGAAGAGCACCAGCGGTCTGGACGCCGACGTCGCGCGGATGATGGGCCTGGTCGTGACGGCCCGACTCGCGGATCGCCACGGCATGACCGTCTCACTGCGGTCGGGCACCCCGCGCGGCATCGTCGCCCGCGTCAGGATTCCGGCGAGTGCCCTCGCGACGGGCCAGACCAAGCCGCTGCCGGTCGTCGCAGCCCTCCCCCCGCGCCAGCCGGTGGCGGTCCGGACGCCCGCCGGCGCTCCGTCGAGCACGATGCCCGCAGAGCGGACCGAGTCGGCGCCGGTGGCCGAGGCCCGCGCGGAGGCTCGCCCCGCAGAGCCGGCGATCGCGACGGTGGGCAGCGACAGCCCGCCGCCGTCGTTCGCGCACGACGACGCCGGCGACACGCCCATCTTCGCCGCGCTCCGGTCCGCTTGGTTCACTCGTGGCCAGCCGCTGGGCACACTCCGGGCGGTCCAGTCGGACGAGCCGGCGGCCTCGCAGAGCTGGTCCTCGCCCGGCGACGACGGCTGGAAGCGTGCGGCTGAGGTCTTCCAGCGACCAGAGGAGCCAGAACTCGTGACCGCAGGCGGACTTCCCAAGCGCGTCCCCGGGCAGAATCTCGTTCCCGGCGCGGCTCCGGCGGTGAGCCAGCCCGCACCGCAGGCGCAGCCCACGGTGGATCCGCGGCGGAGCGGCGCCCTGTCCAGCTTCCAGCGCGGCGTGAGCCGCGCGCGCGCCGACGCGCCGGAGCCGGAGCTGGAGCCGGATGACGCCATGCCGACCCCGACACCCCGCTACTTCCGATCCCAGAGAGGGGAAGACGAGTGA
- a CDS encoding roadblock/LC7 domain-containing protein, giving the protein MTTAPANLDWLVDSLTQRTADVAHAILVSADGLPMARSAAFPPDRADQLAAITSGLTSLTQGAARALGAGQVHQMVVEMDGGYLVVMSVGEGSSLAALAAPQCDLGQVGYQMQLLIARVATALTPEIRTAQSGT; this is encoded by the coding sequence GTGACGACTGCTCCTGCGAACCTCGACTGGCTGGTCGACAGCCTGACCCAGCGCACCGCCGACGTCGCGCACGCCATCCTGGTGTCCGCGGACGGCCTGCCGATGGCCCGCTCCGCGGCGTTCCCGCCCGACCGTGCCGACCAGCTTGCGGCGATCACCTCGGGCCTCACCAGCCTCACGCAGGGTGCCGCGCGTGCTCTCGGGGCCGGTCAGGTTCACCAGATGGTCGTCGAGATGGACGGCGGCTACCTGGTGGTGATGTCCGTCGGTGAGGGCTCGAGCCTCGCGGCTCTGGCCGCCCCACAGTGCGACTTGGGTCAGGTGGGCTACCAGATGCAGCTGCTCATCGCCCGCGTCGCGACCGCGCTCACGCCCGAGATCCGCACGGCTCAGTCCGGCACCTGA
- a CDS encoding DUF742 domain-containing protein: MSTVDPPPPPTLVRPYALTRGRTAPSRVYPLEALVHTDLRMLDGHALSPEERSIAELCRESRSVAEVAALVRIPLGVARVLIGDLVDRGVVRVHTQTEPESAPGAALLERVLSGLRKL; encoded by the coding sequence GTGAGCACCGTCGACCCCCCGCCGCCGCCGACGCTGGTCAGGCCGTACGCCCTGACCCGCGGCCGCACCGCGCCCTCCCGCGTGTACCCGCTGGAGGCACTGGTCCACACCGACCTTCGGATGCTCGACGGCCACGCGCTCTCCCCTGAGGAGCGGTCGATCGCCGAGCTGTGCCGCGAGAGCCGCTCGGTGGCCGAGGTTGCGGCGCTCGTGCGGATCCCGCTGGGCGTGGCGCGGGTGCTCATCGGCGACCTCGTCGACCGGGGTGTCGTGAGGGTGCACACGCAGACAGAACCAGAGTCCGCCCCCGGCGCCGCGCTCCTCGAGCGCGTGCTGAGCGGGCTGCGCAAGCTGTAA
- a CDS encoding ATP/GTP-binding protein, which yields MSPDTSQATLSAKIVIAGGFGVGKTTLVGSVSEIEPLTTEAVMTSASVGVDDLSAVPDKTTTTVAMDFGRISLDADLILYLFGTPGQDRFWFMWDDLTQGAIGAVVLIDTRRLADSFGAIDYFEARGVPFIVAHNVFGAEYRYTSEQIREALSLRPDVPIVACDARDRASTKATLITLVEHVLSMIAA from the coding sequence GTGAGCCCCGACACCAGTCAGGCGACCCTTTCGGCGAAGATCGTCATCGCCGGAGGATTCGGCGTGGGCAAGACGACCCTCGTCGGCTCGGTTTCCGAGATCGAGCCGCTCACCACCGAAGCGGTGATGACATCGGCGAGTGTCGGGGTCGACGACCTGTCCGCGGTGCCCGACAAGACGACGACCACGGTCGCGATGGACTTCGGGCGCATCTCGCTGGACGCCGACCTGATTCTCTACCTGTTCGGCACCCCGGGTCAGGACCGGTTCTGGTTCATGTGGGACGACCTCACCCAGGGTGCGATCGGCGCCGTAGTGCTGATCGACACGCGCCGCCTGGCGGATTCGTTCGGAGCGATCGACTACTTCGAAGCGCGCGGAGTGCCGTTCATCGTGGCCCACAACGTGTTCGGCGCGGAGTATCGCTACACGTCCGAGCAGATCCGCGAGGCCCTGTCTCTCCGACCCGACGTGCCGATCGTGGCGTGCGACGCCCGCGACCGGGCGTCCACCAAGGCGACCCTCATCACCCTCGTGGAGCACGTGCTCTCGATGATCGCCGCGTGA
- a CDS encoding potassium transporter Trk → MADQAPSPLPDDSDDRESPLTPPTAPEAPRQHAELIEDEVERATVRRTPKYPVFLVVGAALGLIVAMILTFTFSGTSEESPTTGLVYSQGQVFGFLLLICIPVGLALGGITALVLDRVFARRAHAVTVDHERIHTLD, encoded by the coding sequence ATGGCCGATCAGGCTCCGAGCCCCCTCCCCGACGACTCCGACGACCGAGAGTCGCCGCTGACTCCCCCGACCGCTCCCGAGGCCCCGCGGCAGCACGCCGAGCTCATCGAAGACGAGGTCGAGCGCGCGACGGTCCGCCGCACGCCGAAGTATCCGGTGTTCCTCGTGGTCGGTGCCGCGCTCGGTCTCATCGTGGCGATGATCCTTACCTTCACGTTCAGCGGCACCTCTGAGGAGAGCCCGACGACCGGTCTCGTGTACTCGCAGGGCCAGGTCTTCGGTTTCCTGCTCCTCATCTGCATCCCGGTGGGCCTCGCCCTGGGCGGCATCACCGCGCTCGTCCTCGATCGCGTGTTCGCACGGCGGGCGCACGCGGTGACGGTCGACCACGAGCGGATCCACACGCTCGACTGA
- a CDS encoding zinc-binding alcohol dehydrogenase — protein sequence MGGAGAPEWVIREDAGQPVLLALYLRQVLGIRSPDELPHLRGIPPRVNDRSDAAQSILERQWREYWAMTVEPQAHPSPVPLDLVDGFDTLVALPIEGFDELRNAIMPHAAEALAFSQSAHSRYAKDAASKPGVSYRAYASAIAEHERQVGRRAHSFELNVQVLPLAQRGVWWIGSLTIAVTDGLRGDVVAFDAAIHPIIAELA from the coding sequence ATGGGCGGCGCCGGTGCACCGGAATGGGTGATCCGTGAAGACGCGGGTCAGCCGGTCCTGCTCGCGCTCTATCTCCGGCAGGTCCTCGGCATCCGCTCGCCCGACGAGCTGCCGCACCTGCGGGGCATCCCTCCGCGCGTGAACGACCGATCCGACGCGGCCCAGAGCATCCTCGAGCGCCAGTGGCGAGAGTACTGGGCGATGACGGTCGAGCCGCAAGCGCATCCGTCGCCCGTGCCCCTCGATCTCGTCGACGGCTTCGACACGCTGGTGGCCCTGCCGATCGAGGGCTTCGACGAGCTGCGCAACGCGATCATGCCGCACGCGGCCGAAGCGCTCGCGTTCTCGCAGTCGGCGCACAGTCGCTACGCGAAGGACGCGGCGTCGAAGCCCGGGGTGTCGTACCGCGCCTACGCGAGCGCGATCGCCGAGCACGAGCGCCAGGTCGGCCGTCGCGCGCACTCGTTCGAGCTCAACGTGCAGGTGCTCCCGCTCGCGCAGCGCGGAGTGTGGTGGATCGGGTCGCTCACGATCGCGGTGACCGACGGCTTGCGGGGCGACGTCGTCGCGTTCGATGCGGCGATCCACCCGATCATCGCCGAGCTCGCCTGA